In Nitrosarchaeum sp., the sequence TTTGAACATCATATTTTTCTTGGGGTACTGCATATACAGCAAAGTACAACCTGTAAAGATCTTCTTTGGTTTCATTTAGTTGCTTTCTAAGTTCAGTTATCTTTGCAGTTTGAGTAACATCTGGAGCCGATTTGGTACCTAATAATTTTCTTGCAGTATCAAGTTCTTGTTGCAAAGATAATACCTTTGCTTCTAAATCAGACAGGGTCTTTGAAATATCGCCCTGGTTTAGTAAAGTAATTTTTATAGTATTTGGATCAGTTGCTTTGATAAAAGTAGCACTGATAATGCAGGTATTTGGCTCAACTGTTTCGGGTATCTCATAGCGTTGTGTCTCACTATCAGATTTTATCAAAATATCAGGAACGTAGATCTTTTGAGACGACGAACATATTTCAAATGCAACATCATACCCAGATACAGCATATTTTGGAGATACCTTTCCAAATTGAGTCTTTATTGGTTCTACATACAATTTATTTATCGTTCCCAAAACAAAGTCGTCTTGAGAAGATTGAGCGTTCAAAAGTGTTTCATCAACTGGTTTTGCCCAGCCTTTTGATACAAGCTTTAAAACATTATCAGTTTTTACACATGCAATAGAATTTGTTCGTTCACGAATTACTTTGAACATTCCACTGTCACATGTTAGATCATCAGAAGAGATACCCAGATTGATCTGTTTTTTTAAAGAAAGAATATCTGCAAATGAATCTTGCAAACTAGGCACCATCATAAGCATTGAAACAGAAAATAATAAAAATATTAAAAATAAATTAAATTTTTTTACAAACATGATATTTTTAAGTTATGATAATATTTAAGTGGTCTCAATTTGATATCATCAAAAATTAAAGTCATTTGAATTGCTCAAGTATATCAGAATTAAAATTCATATGACCATTTTTTCTCATAGTACTAGAGATACAAAATAATATTTTTTGAATCAAGAGTAATCATCCTCAAAAATCCAAGATAATCCCATCATGTCAAGAGCACAAATATTTTGTCTTGAAACAATATTCAAGTGAAGTTTTTCTTCCTCTTTTACTGGGAGACTTTCAACCAGATTTTCTGTAGCCTCGGAGTGGCTATTTTCAACATATTGTATTTGTTGCATTTTCAAAATTATTAAATCAAAAAGATATTTGTCAATAGTGTCGTGTTTGTGGCATGCCTTTATTTTGAATTTAAAACATAATTTCAAATGATAGAAATTTGAAATTTATGATGTTTTGTATTTGTTAGATAATATCAAACAAACGAAAATTCCTTTTCCAGAGATAGCATCAGCCCTATGATTCACGCCTTTTGGGATAAAGATTGTTGTAGGGGAGCTAACCTTATAGATTTCATCATCTAATTGAATTTCATAAACTAGTTTATCATCATGTGAAAGGATCAAATTTACTTCATCCACATCATGCTTATGCAAACAACTGTATTTTGATATTTTTTTATCAGATACATTAACAAAATGAACTGCAGTATGAATTTTGGATTCAGGGATAATTTTTTGACTCAACATAGAAATACGTTTAATAGATGTTTTTTGATGGAACGGAATTTTTGATAATGGTTCATTAATTCCCTTTGTAATGTATTTTTTATATTTCTTCATAATTTAGAAATATAATTTTTAGTATAAAACAAGTCTGATTACAAGTCATCATATAAACAACAAAGAATATCAAGATACATGCAACAAGACAGAACCTCAGAATGGTTTGTTCCAAAGATTGGTCCAAAAAACTTTAGAATTGGAATTGGAATGTTGTTTTTACCTTATACTGCCATTGTTACATGTTTTGCATTATGGGGGTCACTTGTAACTGATTTTACTCTTGACAGAATAGTTTCAATAGGGATAATCTATTTTCTTGCAGTGGGGGTAGCAGCTCACTTTCTTGATGCGGTATGTGGAAAAACTAAACCTTGGGGGCCACTACCAAAAAGAAAAATAACATCAATTGCAATATCATCACTTGTAATTGTATTTACTATTGGACTATATTATGCATTTTTGGATTCCCCATTATTATTCCCCATAGGAATAATTGAAGGATTTTTTCTGTTTGCATATAATCTAGAACTTTTTGGTGGAAAATTTCACAACAATATATCAACCATAATATCTTGGGGAATTTTACCAGTGTTTGCAGGGTCTGCAATACAATCAAACTCAATTTCAATTGAGACAATAATTTTAAGCTGTATTTCTGCAGGGGTAACTTATGTTCTAATAACAACATCTAGAAAATACAAAGAACTCAAAAAAGATGAAATTGAAATTAGTAAAATCAAAAATAAAGAAAATGTTTTAAAAATCATCACATTAGTTGTGTTATCAGGAACTATTTTGTTTTTTATTTTACGAGTTTAATTTTTGTCCTATTATCACTGCACATGAATTGAGCGTCATGTATTCAATATCTACATCTAAACCATACTTTTTCATAACAGAAACATAATCGCCAAGCCAATTACTTGAACGAATTAGTTTTGGAAGTTCAACAAATGCATCATGCCAAGTTGGGATGAAATATCCAATAAAATGTAATAAAACAAAATAACTATTCCATAAATAACGAATGAAAATATTTTTAGGATATGTGAAATCATGTAAGATTATTACTCCGTTTGGATTTAAGTGTAAAATGCATTTTTTGATTAATGTTTGTGCATCACAATATTTTGGAATGTAAGACGACACAATTGAATCAAATTTTTGTTCAATTTTGAGGACTTCTGCATCTTGATGAAGAAATAGAATATTTTTAAATGATTTAGAATTGGATTTTGCAACATCAAGATAACTAGGAGTAATGTCAACCCCTACTATAGTGGCATCTTGAAATTTTTGTGCTATCATTCTAGTCAATATTCCAGTACCACATGCCAAATCTAAGATAGAGTTCCCATGAATTTTATTAAGAATATGTCTTTTCCAGAGTAGATCTTTACCAAATGTTGCATATCTAACAATTTTATCATATGAACCAGCCGTATTTGTAAAAAATTTTGACACGAGATTTTTCGGAAAATAAATTGACAATCATAAGACATAGATCCATGTGACGTATATGCATTAAGAGTAAATTAAAAAAGATCAAAGTCATTATCAAACTTGAAAATTTGCAATAATTTGTTAAATTAGGCATACAAAATACAACCATGGCGAAATCAAAAAAACCTGCCAAAACAAGTTCCAGAACAACTCTAACATCAAATTGGTTTGACATTAACAAGTCAATTGATAACCTAAGACAGGAAATGGAAAAAGCGTTTTTGTCATTCCCCTCAATATCCATGCCAAAAATGAACCATACCTCTTGCGATATCATTGATGAAGGAAATCAATTCAGAGTAAAAATGGACACTCCTGGAATTCAAAAAAATGAGATAAAGCTCAATGTAACTGAAAACTCAATTGAGGTTACCGGAGAACATAAAGAAGAAGAAGAAAAGAAAAAGAACTATCTAAGAAAAGAAAGACACAGCATGTCATACTATCAAACAATTCCTCTCTCGGAGAAGATAGTTCCAAACAAAGTAAAAACAAAACTAACAGATGGAGTGTTAGACATAGTATTGCCAAAAAGTAAACCAACACCCACACCAAAGAAAAAAGCTGTAAACGTACAGTAGTTTTTTCTTATTTTTTAATTGAATGATTCGGTAGAAATCCAGAGTAATACATTATAAAGGATAATTGATTTTAAAAAAGTCTGATGAATCTCAAAAACATCACAGTATTAGGTTCTGGAATTATGGGTCATGGTATTGCACAAGTTTCAGCTACTGCAGGATACAACGTAGTTCTAAGAGATATCGAACAGGGATTTTTAGATAAAGCAATGGAGAAGATCAAATGGAGTTTAGACAAATTAGCAACTAAAGGAAAAATAACACAACAAGAGGCAGATGCTATTTATTCAAGAATAACACCGGTTGTAAATCTTGCAGATGCTGTAAAAAATGCACAATTAGTTATCGAGGTAGTTCCAGAAATTATGGATTTAAAGAAAAAAGTCTATGCAGAACTAGATTCAGTTGCAGACAAAGATGTAATATTTGCATCAAATACAAGCACTTTACCAATTACAGAAATCGCAAACACGACATCGCGTCCAGACAAATTCATCGGAATTCATTTTTTTAATCCACCTCAATTAATGAAATTAGTAGAAGTGATTCCAGGTGAAAAAACATCACATGACATAGTTGATTTAACTTTAGAATATGTAAAATCTGTAAAAAAAGAATCGGTAATTTGCAGACGAGATGTTCCAGGTTTTATTATCAATAGATTATTCATTCCAATGGTTCATGAAGCATGTTACATGATGGACAGAACCGGAGCAACAATGACTGAAATTGATTCGGCGGTAAAATTTAAGCTTGGTTTTCCAATGGGGATTTTTGAGCTAGCTGACTTTACTGGAATGGATGTAATACACAAGGCAACTACAGAGATGTATCTTAGAGATAAAAAAGTGATTTTACCACATCCGACAATTGAAAAAATGTTTGATGCAAAAAAACTTGGTCAAAAATCAGGGGAAGGATTTTACAAATACTCGGACGATAAATATGAACGTGTTGCATTATCTGAAGAGATGGCACAAAAATGCAATCCAATTCAACTTGTTGCAAATATTTTAAACAATGCAGCTTGGCTTGTTTCTAACAAAGCAAGTGATATTGAAGAAATTGAAAAAGCTGCATTTCTTGGATTAGGATTAAAAAAACCACTCTTTGAGACAGCAAAAGAAATAGGAATTAAAAACATTGTAAATGAATTAAAACAGTTAGCAACAAAACACGGTAAATTTTACGAGCCAGATCCGTTGCTAATTGCTATGCAATAATTCAAGAACTTTCTTTACAGCATCTTTTGCAGTGTCAACACCAATAATTTTGACGTTTTTTCTATGATCAACATATCCGTCAATGAATTTATCTGCAGCCCCACCTGTATTTCTGATTGCAACCATAGGTTTTTTGTGCATATATGCGGCGCAAATCTCAGATAATGTTCCAGAGCCTCCACCGACTATTATTATTCCATCAGCAGATAACGCAGTTAGAAAATCTCTTGTAAGCCCCATACCACTTGGAATCACAATGTCACAAAATTCATTTGCATAGGACGGATCATCTTGAGGAATTATTCCAACAGTTAGACCATTGGAGTCATGAGAACCCTTAGCTGCTGCTTTCATCACACCGCCCAATCCACCAGTCATTAAAACACAATTAGATTTTGCTACTTCACACCCAATTTCATATGCAATTTTTTCATGTGCGGGAGTACAGCCATTATCATTATGACCAATTACCAAAATCTGGGTTTTCTTTATCAATAAAATGATTCAATTATTCACCATCTAATACTTTCCTAACGCAAAAGATATTAAATAATAAAATACAAATCAGTCATGGAAAAACGTTCAATGCCAGTTTGTTTTACAGCAAAACAATACAAAATGATCGAAGAATTTGCCAAGAGAAACGGTATGCTAAATACAAGTCAAGCTCTTGAAAAGATCTTAAGCAGTTAATTATTTTCGTCATTTTTTGTTTTTATTTAATCCAAAATGACATGGTTTTAGGCTTTAATTAGACAGATGAATTCTGTATTAACTTAAATTATTTCAATTATAACATGTGGTGTGGGATTACTAAGTAGAAAGCCAACATATTGTAGTATTTGCAATAAGGAGCTTACACACAAACATAAACCAAAAAGAGAATGGAACATCAAAGGAAGACTTTGCGGAGACTGTCATTTTGAGAAATCAAAGGAATTCTATGAAGGAAAAGTCAGACAAGCATGTGTTTTGTGCGGAACTACAAAGATAATCTCAGAGTTATGGGAACCAAGATGGCAGTGGGATATGGAAGGATTGTTGTGCAAAGAATGTTTTGACAATAAAGAAAAATCATTTGATATAAAAAAGAAATTTTGTGCAATATGTGGGACAACTATGGGGTTTATCAGACATAATCCAAAAAGTAAATGGAAGATTGAAGGTCAACTTTGTAGAAAATGTTGGGACGATAAAAAAGCAGAACTGGGATAAAATGGGGTTTTTTAAGAAATTTGCATGCGATATTTGTAATAGAAAATTTTCTCATCAAGAAGAATTGATGAATCATAAGCAGATTGTACATGGAAAAGATCTACAATACGATTGTAAAGAATGTAAAAAATATTTTTCAAATATGGAAGATATGAGAACTCATTTACAAAGAGAACATAGTTACAAAAAAGACAGATAATTAAATTGCCTTTACTGTTTTTACTACAGGCGGTCTTACCTTAGTAAATACTCTAAATCCACAAATGCATTTTATTTCAGGTAATCTAGATAGCTCTGTATTTGAGACGTTAGTTCCACATCGTAGACATGAATAGATTACATCAAATGTTTCAATAGGAGTTTCTTCAACTGTTTCAAAATTTTCTTCGGCCATATTTATCATCAAAATTTCTATAATTTAAGGATACCAGATTAAGTCAGAGATAATTCAATGTAAACATCATCAGGGATTTTCAGTCTCATTAATTGTCGTATTGCTTTATCATCGGCATTAATGTTAATTATTCTTCGATGCATTTTCATCTCCCATTTTTCATATGTCTCAGTTCCGCTGCCACATGGGGATTTTCTTGTTGCAACATGTAATTTTTTAACAGGAAGCGGAGTTGGACCTTTAACTTTAACACCGGTCTTTTTACCAATACCCATGATCTCATTACAAACACCATCAAGTTTAGGAAGACTTATGCTTGTTAATTTGACACGAGCAGTTTGAGTCATAGCAACTCAACCTATGGTTTGTACTCTTCAGTAATTTCCTTAACAATTCCTGCTGCAATAGTTGCACCCATGTCTCGTAGTGCAAATCTACCCATTTCAGGAAATTCTTGGAAAGTTTCTATGCAAGTTGGTCTTACAGGTCTAATTTTTACAATTGCTGCATCACCAACTTTAAGGAACTTTGGATTTTCTTCTTCAACTGCTCCTGTAGCTGGATTAATTCTTTGTAAGAATTCAGTTACAGTTGCTGCTACTTGTGAAGTGTGACAGTGCATTACTGGAGTGTAACCAGGTGCAATTGCAGTTGGGTGATGAATAACAATAATTTGTGCTTTGAATTCTTTTGCAACCTTTGGTGGTGCATCAGGAGTTCCAAGTACATCCCCTCTTTTGATATCTTTCTTTTCAATACCTCTGAGGTTGAATCCAATGTTGTCACCTGCTTCTGCAGTTGGCATTTCAGTATGGTGAGTTTCAATTGATTTGATTTCACCAAGTGCACCAGAAGGCATTACAATAATTTTTTGTCCTGCTTTCATGATACCAGTTTCAACTCTACCTACAGGTACAGTACCTACACCAGTAATTGTGTAGACGTCTTGAATTGGAACACGTAGTGGTTTACCAATTGGTTTTTCAGCTACTGTAAAGTCATCAAATGCTTGAATGAGTGTCTTTCCAGTATACCATGGCATGTTTTCAGATTTTTTAACCAAGTTATCGCCCTTCCATCCAGAAACTGGAATGAATGGTACATTTTCTAATTTATAACCGACAGATCTGACTAGTTTTTCGCCTTTTTCTTTTGCTGCTTTGTATGCTACCTCTTTGTATTCGACTGCATCCATTTTGTTAATTGCAACAATGATTTGGCCCACACCTAGTGTTTTAAGCAAAAATGCATGTTCTCTTGCTTGACCGCCTGCAGCAATTGCAGTATCAGTTTCACCTTCTTTTGCAGAAAGTACTAGAATAGCAGCATCTGCTTCAGAAGCACCAGTAATCATGTTTTTGATAAAGTCCCTGTGACCAGGTGCATCAATTAATGTAAAGAAGTATTTTGGTGTCTCAAATTTTTGGAAAGCAAGATCAATTGTAATTCCTCTTTCTCTTTCATCTTTAATATTATCCATAACCCAAGCGTACTTGAAAGTATCACCTTTTCCGGTCTTCTCGGATTCGGCTGCGTGTGCTGCAATAGTTCTATCATCTACAACACCGAGATCCATTAAGAAATGACCCATAGTTGTTGATTTTCCATTATCAATATGACCTGTAACAATCAGGTTCAAGTGTGGTTTAACTGCCATATGACATCCGTGTTGGAGGGGATTTATTACTGTTATGAATTTTTGAAAAAAATATAGAAATTTTTCTAGATTTTTCAGATCAAAAAAAAATAAAAAATTACACATAAATCAAAGGGAAAAACAGAGAAGTTATGAAAATTACAGTTTCAGTTATCAAAGCTGATGTAGGAGGAATCGGCGGACATACTAGACCAAGTGATGCACTAATAGAAGCAGTTAGAAAAACTGTCAAAAATTCTGGAGATTTACTAATTGACCACTATATTGGATATTGTGGAGACGATGTCCACATTGTCATGTCACATAAACATGGAATTGATAATGATAAAATTCACAAACTTGCATGGGATGCATTTATGGCAGGTACTCAAGTTGCAAAGCAAGAAGGACTTTACGGAGCAGGACAAGATCTTCTAAAGGATTCATTTTCAGGAAATGTAAAAGGAATGGGTCCAGGTGTTGCAGAAATGGAATTTGAAGAAAGACCAAATGAAGCATTTACAGTTTTTGCTGCAGATAAAACAGAACCAGGCGCATTTAATTATCCAATTTACAGAATGTTTGTAGATAGTTTAAGTAACACAGGTTTGATCGTAAACAAGTCACTTGCAAGTGGAGTGATAATTAATGTAATGGATGTTGAAGAAGGTAAGATTGCAAAATTATCTTTGTGGGAAGACAAACCAACTATCGAAGCAGCGTTGATGTATCCAGGAAGATATGTTGTTTCAACAGTAACTACAAAGCAAGGAGAACCGATACTTGCAGCATCAACTGACAGACTACACAACATTGCAGGAACTTATGTAGGAAAAGATGATCCAATATTACTGATTAGAACACAAAAGAATTTTCCAGCGACTGAAGAAGTAGGAAGTGTATTTAACAATCCACATTATGTTGCAGGCAATACAAGAGGAAGTCACAACATGCCATTGATGCCAGTAAAACTAAATTCTGCAGCATCGATCAATTTTTGCATTCCAATTGTAGAGGCACTAGTCTTTAGCATGCATGATGGAAAGTTTACGGGCCCATTTGATGGATTTTCAACTCCTGATTGGGATTATGTCAGAGAGATCGCAACAAAAAAAGCACTTGCAATGAGAAGTCAAGGATTCATTCATCCAGCAACACTTGTTCCATCAGAATTAGAATATGCCGAAGGATATAGAGCAAGAATGGATATACTAGAAACCAAGATGGTTCCAATTGATGACACAATATCAAAGTCCGAAAAGAAAGAAAATTACGAAGACCCAGATTAAATAATCAGAAAGGGTTAATACAAATCAGAGCGTATCAAAATCACCCATGCAAATCTTGAAAGTGTTTGATTGGAAGACATATATTTTCACGGCAATTGCAGTTATCTCATTTTCAAACTTTATGGCAGTATTATTTGGACAAACTATACCTGCAACATTTATGACATTTTTCAAATATGCCGGAGAGACAATAATTTTAGCAACTGTCTTTTTGTTTGCACTTACATGGTTTTTAAAAGCAAGACCACATAATCGTCCAAAAAACTATTCAATAGTGGTGTTTGACGTGTATGGGCAGATAAGCAAGATACAAGATATTCGTACAGAATTCAAAACGCATGATGTAGCATGGAGTTTTATGAAACAGTACAAAAAAGAATACCCGTTATACAATTTTGCAATGGTATCAAAGCTTTCAAAAACAGACAAACCAACTATTTTCAGATATATCTAAAAACCATACAAGATTCAGACTTTTATTCAGGATGATGTAATAAAACTAGAGTGGAGTTTGCCATTCTAGCTGATGCATTTAGTAAAATGGAGTCAACTACAAAAAGACTAGAACTGACTCAACATCTAGTAGAGTTATTTGAAAAAACGCCACAAAACGTAATTTCAAAAATCGTTTATCTTTTACAAGGAAAACTCAGACCAGATTTTGAAGGAGTTGAATTGGGGGTAGCAGAAAGATTAGCAATAAGAGCAATTGCAAAATCGGCAGGCTCTGATAGTGCCGAGAAAAAAATAGAGGAAGAATATAGAAAGAGTGGAGATTTAGGACATGCTGCATCTAAAATTTTGGAACAAAAAGAACAGACAACATTCATGATGCAAGACATTACAGTTGAGCGAGTTTATGAGAACTTGTTTACAATTGCAAAGTTAGAAGGTTCAAAGACTCAAGATAGGAAAATGAAATACATCTCAGGGTTGCTAAACGATGCAAATCCAAATGAAGCCAAATTCATCTTAAAGATTTTACTTGGAACATTAAGACTAGGCGTAGCAGAAAACACAGTAATGGATGCTCTTGCAATTGCATTTACAGGAAATAAAGAAAACAGAAAAGCATTGGAGCATGCATACAATGTATCAAGTGATTTGGGTAAAGTTGCAGAAACAATTGCAAGTAAAGGACTCGAAGGCATAGAAGAATTTGAAATCAATTTGTTTAATCCTATACGACCAATGCTTGCAGATAGAGTGAAAAGTGAAGAAGAGGCAATTGAAAAACTAGGCAATATTTTTGCAGTAGAATACAAGCTTGATGGAGAAAGAGTTCAGTTACACATTGAAGGAGAGAAAGTGATATTATTTTCAAGAAGTTTAGAAAATATCACGAGTTATTATCCAGACATTGTAGAAAAAATTCCTAAAACAATTCAAGCACAAAAAGTAATTTTAGAGGCAGAAGCAGTAGCAATAAATGAAAACACTGGAGAATTTTTACCGTTCCAAGAACTGATGCATAGAAGAAGAAAATATCAAGTAGAAAAAGCAGTATCACAGTATCCAATTACTGTAAACTTTTTTGATGTATTGTATTACGATGGAAAAAGTTGTCTTGGATTATCATACAAAGAAAGACGAAATCTGTTAGAAAAAATTGTAAAAGAAGACGATTATGCAAAACACATACCAATGAGTACGGTAAAAAGTCAAGAAGACATAGAAGAATTTTTGGAAAACAGTATCAACGCAGGATGTGAAGGAGTGATGTTAAAGATGTTAGATAAACCATACCAAGCTGGGTCCAGAGGTAGTTACTGGTTAAAACTAAAAAGAGAATACAGAAATGAGCTCGGAGATAGTCTTGATCTAGTAGTAATAGGAGCATTTTTTGGAAAAGGTAGAAGAACAGGAAAGTATGGGACGTTACTTTTAGCTTCATATGATTATGATACGGATGTTTTTACAAGCATATGCAAAGTGGGGACAGGATTCACAGATGAAGACTTGGATCAGCTCTATCAAATATTATCAAATAAAGTAACAATAAAGAAAAATCCAAGAATAGATAGTGATATGGAAGCTGATGTTTGGTTTGAGCCAGAATTAGTAATTGAAGTCGTAGCATCAGAAATTACTTTAAGTCCAATCCACAAAGCAGCAAGAAATGAGATCAGAAAAGATACAGGATTGGCGTTAAGATTTCCAAAATTTACTGGAAAAATAAGATTAGAGAAAGATGCCGAGGACGCATCGACTAATGAAGAGGTATTGACCTTATTCAAAGGACAGAAAAAAGTAGCTCATGATAAAAATTTGATGTGATTTGTGCTCAATAATTCCAAAAAATCATAGAGGATTTAAATTACCTCACGATATTTTGGAATTCAGAAATGTATAGCGGAGAGCTTGAAGTTCAAGCAAAAAGAAAGGCTATAGCAGTTTTACAAGACGAAATCAACCGAATCTTAAATGCTGCCAGAGAACTTGCAACACTACCAGATTT encodes:
- a CDS encoding 2-isopropylmalate synthase — translated: MKKYKKYITKGINEPLSKIPFHQKTSIKRISMLSQKIIPESKIHTAVHFVNVSDKKISKYSCLHKHDVDEVNLILSHDDKLVYEIQLDDEIYKVSSPTTIFIPKGVNHRADAISGKGIFVCLILSNKYKTS
- a CDS encoding class I SAM-dependent methyltransferase, with the protein product MSKFFTNTAGSYDKIVRYATFGKDLLWKRHILNKIHGNSILDLACGTGILTRMIAQKFQDATIVGVDITPSYLDVAKSNSKSFKNILFLHQDAEVLKIEQKFDSIVSSYIPKYCDAQTLIKKCILHLNPNGVIILHDFTYPKNIFIRYLWNSYFVLLHFIGYFIPTWHDAFVELPKLIRSSNWLGDYVSVMKKYGLDVDIEYMTLNSCAVIIGQKLNS
- a CDS encoding Hsp20/alpha crystallin family protein translates to MAKSKKPAKTSSRTTLTSNWFDINKSIDNLRQEMEKAFLSFPSISMPKMNHTSCDIIDEGNQFRVKMDTPGIQKNEIKLNVTENSIEVTGEHKEEEEKKKNYLRKERHSMSYYQTIPLSEKIVPNKVKTKLTDGVLDIVLPKSKPTPTPKKKAVNVQ
- a CDS encoding 3-hydroxyacyl-CoA dehydrogenase family protein translates to MNLKNITVLGSGIMGHGIAQVSATAGYNVVLRDIEQGFLDKAMEKIKWSLDKLATKGKITQQEADAIYSRITPVVNLADAVKNAQLVIEVVPEIMDLKKKVYAELDSVADKDVIFASNTSTLPITEIANTTSRPDKFIGIHFFNPPQLMKLVEVIPGEKTSHDIVDLTLEYVKSVKKESVICRRDVPGFIINRLFIPMVHEACYMMDRTGATMTEIDSAVKFKLGFPMGIFELADFTGMDVIHKATTEMYLRDKKVILPHPTIEKMFDAKKLGQKSGEGFYKYSDDKYERVALSEEMAQKCNPIQLVANILNNAAWLVSNKASDIEEIEKAAFLGLGLKKPLFETAKEIGIKNIVNELKQLATKHGKFYEPDPLLIAMQ
- a CDS encoding TIGR00725 family protein is translated as MIKKTQILVIGHNDNGCTPAHEKIAYEIGCEVAKSNCVLMTGGLGGVMKAAAKGSHDSNGLTVGIIPQDDPSYANEFCDIVIPSGMGLTRDFLTALSADGIIIVGGGSGTLSEICAAYMHKKPMVAIRNTGGAADKFIDGYVDHRKNVKIIGVDTAKDAVKKVLELLHSN
- a CDS encoding C2H2-type zinc finger protein — protein: MGFFKKFACDICNRKFSHQEELMNHKQIVHGKDLQYDCKECKKYFSNMEDMRTHLQREHSYKKDR
- a CDS encoding RNA polymerase Rbp10, coding for MINMAEENFETVEETPIETFDVIYSCLRCGTNVSNTELSRLPEIKCICGFRVFTKVRPPVVKTVKAI
- the rpsJ gene encoding 30S ribosomal protein S10, with the protein product MTQTARVKLTSISLPKLDGVCNEIMGIGKKTGVKVKGPTPLPVKKLHVATRKSPCGSGTETYEKWEMKMHRRIININADDKAIRQLMRLKIPDDVYIELSLT
- the tuf gene encoding translation elongation factor EF-1 subunit alpha yields the protein MAVKPHLNLIVTGHIDNGKSTTMGHFLMDLGVVDDRTIAAHAAESEKTGKGDTFKYAWVMDNIKDERERGITIDLAFQKFETPKYFFTLIDAPGHRDFIKNMITGASEADAAILVLSAKEGETDTAIAAGGQAREHAFLLKTLGVGQIIVAINKMDAVEYKEVAYKAAKEKGEKLVRSVGYKLENVPFIPVSGWKGDNLVKKSENMPWYTGKTLIQAFDDFTVAEKPIGKPLRVPIQDVYTITGVGTVPVGRVETGIMKAGQKIIVMPSGALGEIKSIETHHTEMPTAEAGDNIGFNLRGIEKKDIKRGDVLGTPDAPPKVAKEFKAQIIVIHHPTAIAPGYTPVMHCHTSQVAATVTEFLQRINPATGAVEEENPKFLKVGDAAIVKIRPVRPTCIETFQEFPEMGRFALRDMGATIAAGIVKEITEEYKP
- the fbp gene encoding fructose-1,6-bisphosphate aldolase/phosphatase, with the protein product MKITVSVIKADVGGIGGHTRPSDALIEAVRKTVKNSGDLLIDHYIGYCGDDVHIVMSHKHGIDNDKIHKLAWDAFMAGTQVAKQEGLYGAGQDLLKDSFSGNVKGMGPGVAEMEFEERPNEAFTVFAADKTEPGAFNYPIYRMFVDSLSNTGLIVNKSLASGVIINVMDVEEGKIAKLSLWEDKPTIEAALMYPGRYVVSTVTTKQGEPILAASTDRLHNIAGTYVGKDDPILLIRTQKNFPATEEVGSVFNNPHYVAGNTRGSHNMPLMPVKLNSAASINFCIPIVEALVFSMHDGKFTGPFDGFSTPDWDYVREIATKKALAMRSQGFIHPATLVPSELEYAEGYRARMDILETKMVPIDDTISKSEKKENYEDPD
- a CDS encoding ATP-dependent DNA ligase → MEFAILADAFSKMESTTKRLELTQHLVELFEKTPQNVISKIVYLLQGKLRPDFEGVELGVAERLAIRAIAKSAGSDSAEKKIEEEYRKSGDLGHAASKILEQKEQTTFMMQDITVERVYENLFTIAKLEGSKTQDRKMKYISGLLNDANPNEAKFILKILLGTLRLGVAENTVMDALAIAFTGNKENRKALEHAYNVSSDLGKVAETIASKGLEGIEEFEINLFNPIRPMLADRVKSEEEAIEKLGNIFAVEYKLDGERVQLHIEGEKVILFSRSLENITSYYPDIVEKIPKTIQAQKVILEAEAVAINENTGEFLPFQELMHRRRKYQVEKAVSQYPITVNFFDVLYYDGKSCLGLSYKERRNLLEKIVKEDDYAKHIPMSTVKSQEDIEEFLENSINAGCEGVMLKMLDKPYQAGSRGSYWLKLKREYRNELGDSLDLVVIGAFFGKGRRTGKYGTLLLASYDYDTDVFTSICKVGTGFTDEDLDQLYQILSNKVTIKKNPRIDSDMEADVWFEPELVIEVVASEITLSPIHKAARNEIRKDTGLALRFPKFTGKIRLEKDAEDASTNEEVLTLFKGQKKVAHDKNLM